The stretch of DNA ACTTGCCGATGCAGGTATCAAGGATGACGAAACGCTCTGCGCCAGCATGGACATGGTGGTCGGTGCCGGTGGCGGTGAACGCGATATAGCCGTCGATATGCAGATTCTCGAAGAAGGTCGCACCAGTAACAACCGCGGCGTCATGCTCAACGAGAAGCTTTCGACCGAGTTGCGCCCGACACTGTTTCTCGCCCAGCTTTCCAATCTGCTTGCCGGCAATATTTCCATCGTCCACAAAGTCACGGGCTCTTCACGTACTTTTATGGGTGAAGAAGGTTCCGGCATTTCAGCGATCGAGACGGCGAGCGCGCGCATCCGCACTGGCCAGAGCACACATGTGTTGGTTGGTGGCTCTTATAATGCCGAGCATTTCGACATGATTCTCGGTCATGAACTGGGCGGGTTGCTGAAACATGATGGCTGGGCACCGCTCTGGCAGCGGGACGGCTCGGCGGGCGGCGGCATGATTTCGGGTTCCGGCGGCGTATTCCTAGTGCTCGAAGATGCCGAACATGCAAAAAAACGTGGCGCACGCGCCTATGCCCAGATCGCACACATCGAAACATCGCAAGTCCGCCGTGGCGAGCACGATCTTACAACAGCAATTCGCAATCTCATCCTTGCAGCCAACGGCGGCAAGGAACCAAGCTATGTGGTTTCAGGTGCTTCAGGTGCCCATCAGGCAACGAGCGCTGAAAAGACAGTCCTCGACGGCCTTTCTGCCGCCTATCGCAGCGTATCCGGCCTGACAGGTCATTTGCGCGAAGCCCAGTTTCCGCTGGCACTCGCACTGGCTGCGATTTCGGTTGCCAAGGGTGAAGCGTTCGCGCCTCTCGACACGTCGGAAAAGCCTGTGCAGGGAGCCGTTGGTGAAGCCATTGTCACCACGATCGGAGCAACTCGCGCCGAAGGCGCCGCCAAGCTGGTGAGAGCATAAGATGAGCAAATATCAAGACCATCTCGGCCGTCCCATCGTCGTCATTACCGGGGCCGGTGTCGTTTCCGCACTCGGACAGGGCAAACAGGATAATTGGGACGCCTTGACCAGCGGTCGGTCCGGCCTGCATTCAATCACCCGCTTTCCAACTGAGAGCCTCAATACACGCTTTGCCGGTACGGTCGATTTTCTGTCTGAAAGTGAAGTCGGTGCATCTGCCTTATCGGAATCTCTTGCGCGCCTCGCGGGCGAAGAGGCATTGGCGCAGTCCGGCCTTTCGACCACGGATTTCGGCGGACCTCTGTTTCTGGCAGCACCGCCCGTTGAACTCGACTGGAAAAGCCGTTTTGCACTTGATGCCAGCATCAAGGACGAAGGCCCGGCCAGCTATCAGCTATTGCTTGAAGCCTGCCGCCGCGCCCGTCAGGACACGCTCTTCAACACCACGCAATTTGGCTATATCGCTGAACGTCTCTCGAAAACCTTTGGCACGCGCGGCCTGCCGGTGACACTATCAACGGCCTGTGCGTCGGGGGCGACCGCGATCCAGCTCGGCGTCGAGGCGATCCGGCGCGGTGAAAGCGACCACGTGCTTTCCATCGGAACCGATGGATCAGTCTCGGCGGAAGCCCTGATCCGCTTCTCACTGCTCTCCGCCCTCTCCACACAGAATGAAGCGCCTGAAAAGGCATCCAAGCCGTTTTCGAAAGATCGCAACGGCTTCGTGATGGCGGAAGGTTCGGGCGCGCTGGTCATGGAATCGCTGGAAAGTGCCATCGCACGCGGCGCAAAAATCTTAGGCATTCTGGCCGGTTGCGGTGAAAAGGCTGATGACTTCCATCGCACACGCTCCAAGCCCGACGCCTCGCCTGCCATTGGAACGGTGCGTGCGGCACTTGCCGATGCGGGTCTTGCCGAAGACAAGATTTCCTATATCAATGCGCATGGTACCTCGACGCCGGAAAACGACAAGATGGAACATCTCGCACTTTCTACAGTGTTTGGTGACACGCTCGGCTCTATCCCGGTCTCATCCAACAAGTCGATGATCGGCCATACGTTGACAGCGGCAGGTGCCATCGAGGCCGTGTTCTCACTTTTGACAATTGAGACCGGAACGCTGCCGCCGACTATCAATTACGACAATCCCGACCCCGCCATACCGTTGGATGTCGTGCCGAATGTAAAGCGTCAGGCCGAGGTTTCTGCGGTCCTTTCAAACTCGTTTGGCTTTGGCGGGCAAAACACGAGCCTTGTTGTCAAAGAGTACCAATAACCCTTTGACATAGCTATGAAATTAAAAGGCCCGCACAATCTGTGCGGGCCTTTCCTTTGAAGGTTTGTGCGTGCCAGTTTCTAATCCGCACTGGCTTTTTCTCCACCGGGCTGCAACTCGGAAAGACGGGCAATAATAGCAGCTGCAGCTCCTTGCAGCACATCCTTGTTACCCTTACGAGCTTTCTCAAGGTTCATATCCGCACTCAGGCTGCGCTCATTGGAAAGCAGCCCGTCGTCACTCTCGGCATCGGCACTGTCATTGCCCTCTCCGCGTTCCTTTATAAGCTTGGCGCGAGCGGCCATTTCATCGCGCCGCTCATTTTCGTTGAGCGAAACAACAGCCTTGTCACGCTGCGCTTTCAGCGTTGCCAAATCCTCGACGAACTGCTGAAATTCCGGATCATTTGCCGCGCGCTTGTCGTGCCAGCTCTGTAGTTGTGACAGCAAGGCTTTTATATGATCGGCAGATTTATATTTTGCTGGTTTGATCTCGGTCCATGGCAGCGCATTGTCAAAACTCGATTCGCCCACTGTCTTCGGGTCGAACAGCCCCGGCAGGCTGATATCGGGTGTCACGCCCCGCAACTGCGTCGAGCCGCCATTGATCCTGAAGAATTCAGCGACAGTAAACTTCAGATCACCGAACTTAGGACCAGAATTGCGGGCCACCTCATCAAGGTTCACCAGCGTCTGCACCGTTCCCTTGCCAAAACTGGGTTCGCCTATGACCACGCCGCGACCGTAATCCTGAATGGCGGCGGCAAAGATTTCCGAAGCGGAGGCCGAGGCTCGATTGATCAATACGCCAAGCGGACCTTTCCAAGCAGGTTCGGGCAGATCGTCGCTTTCCACCTTGATCTCGCCACTCGAATTGCGCTGCTGCACGACAGGTCCCTTGCCGACAAAAAGACCAGTCAGATCGATCGCCTCGGATAGCGAGCCACCGCCATTGTTGCGCAGGTCGATCAGAACACCGTCAACCTTTTCGGCTTTCAATTCTGCAAGAAGCTTTGCAACATCACGGCTGGCACTTCGATAATCCTTCTCGCCCTTTCGCCGGGCTTCGATATCTTCATAAAAGACTGGCAATGTAATGATGCCTATCTGGCGAGTGGTGTCGCCATCCTCTACCGGCAGAACGGTTTTTTGAGCAGCCTGCTTTTCCAGGCTGATCTTATCGCGAACCAGTGTGATGATGCGGTGCGGATCGTCAGGGCCTGCGTCGGCTGGCAGAATTTCCAGACGCACGACAGAGCCTTTTTCTCCGCGAATCATTTTCACGGTTTCGTCCAGGCGTAATCCGACGGCATCCTTTATCGGGCCATTCTTGTCCTGTCCTACACCAACGATACGGTCGCCCACAGCAAGCTTGCCTGAAACCTGTGCCGGACCTCCGGCTACAAGTTCGCGAATTGTCGCGTAATCGTCCCTTTCCTGCAGCACAGCACCGATGCCGACAAGGGAAAGCTTCATGGAAATATCGAACTCATCCGATGCATTGGCGCCCATATAGTCGGTATGCGGATCCACCGACCGTGTATAGGCGGCCATAAAAATCTGGAATACATCATCGCTGTTGTATTTTGCGGCGCGGTCAAGCGCGTTCTTATAACGCTTGTCGAGCGTATCGCGAATGGCGGCATCGTCCTTACCTGCCAGTTTCAGCCGCAACCAGTCGTTCTTGACGCGCTTACGCCAAAGGTCATCGTGGTCCGCATCGCTCTGCGGCCAAGGTGCCTTGCTTCGGATGACAGAATAGGTTTCATCCACGCTGAAATCAAAATTCTGCTTGAGCAATGAACGCGCAAAAGCGGTGCGTTCAGTAATGCGCTCGACATATGTATTGAACATCGCAAAAGGAATGCTCAAGTCTTCCTGCTTGATGGCATCATCAATTTCCGTGCTATTCGTCTTAAAGGCATTCACATCCGCTTGCAGGAAAATAAGGCGATCCGGATCGAGCGATTCGATATACTGATCCATGATCCTTGCCGACAATTTGTCGTCCAGCGGCACGGGCTTGTAATGGAAACGCTCAAGAAATTCCGTCGTCAGATGAGCGGCCTGCATTTGTTGCGGCAACGGCTCCAGAAGCGGTGGCGAATTGGCTTCCAACGCGGACGCGGAAGAGGCAAACGCCAGGAAAAGACACAGAAAACCATATTTTAAACGTTTCAAGATTGGGCCCAATTCTTAACATCAGGAATTTATATAAGGAATATGTGGTCAATCCTGACTTGTTTGGCAACAATTTAACAGTCTCGAACCGCAAACAGAGTGCTTGAATGAGACTATGAACGTCGATGAAGCAGGATACATGCAAGCCGCCGAGCCGAAATCAAGCCTTGTCTTGGCGACGGAACCGAACTAATTCGTTCGACAAACTCGAATTTCCTCATGGTCCCGGAAAGCGCATGGCTCTTCGGGATCATGCTACGACAAGGAACAGCCTATGCGCGCCCTGCAACTTCTCGATGACCGTCGTCTCGAAATCACCGATATAGACTCCCCCCCACCCCCCGGCATCGGCGAAGTGACGGTCGAGATCAAGGCCGTCGCGCTCAACCATATCGACGTCTGGGGCTGGCGCGGCATGGCGTTCGCCAAACGCAAGATGCCGCTGGTGATCGGTGCGGAAGCCTCCGGTGTCGTCGATGCGGTCGGCCCAGGCGTATCCAACCTTTTGCCCGGGCAACTGGTTTCGATTTATGGCGCGCGCACTTGCGGGCTTTGCCGAGCCTGCCGCGAAGGCCGCGATAATCTTTGCGAGCATGTCGGCGGTGTGCACGGCTTCCACCTTGATGGCTTTGCCTGCGAAGCCGTCAATCTGCCGGCGCGCTTGCTCGTACCCGCCCCTCCCGGCGTCGATGCGATCGGTGCAGCCGTCGCCCCCGTCACTTTCGGAACCGTCGAGCACATGCTGTTCGACAATGCCAAGCTCGAGCCTGGCGAAACGGTACTCGTTCAGGCCGGTGGCTCGGGCATTGGTTCGGCTGCCATCCAGCTAGCCAAGAAAATGGGCTGCACGGTCATCACCACGGTCGGCTCCGACGACAAGATCGAAAAGGCCAAAGCGCTTGGTGCGGATCATGTCATCAATTACCGCGAAGACCGTTTTGAAGGTGTCGTGCGCAAACTCACCAAGAAAAAGGGCGTTGATGTTGTGTTCGAGCATGTCGGTGCCGATACATGGGCGGGTTCAATGCTGTGCATGAAGCGTGGCGCGCGCCTCGTCACCTGCGGTTCGACATCCGGCGTTTCGACCAATATGAACCTGATGCAGCTCTTCCAGCAACAGCTTAAAATTCTGGGATCGTTTGGTTGCCGCAAGGAAAACATGGCAGATGCCATGCAGAAAATGGCACGGGGCATTGTACATCCGGTCATCGATACGGTGGTTGGTTTTGACGAGATTGATACAGCTTTGAAGCGTATGGAAGGTCGCGACGTCTTCGGCAAGATCATTTTGCAGATCGACTGACCCGCCACTTTCATGATGTTTAAATTCAAACTTTTACTCTTTCGCTGGACGCGCAAGTTCAAGCAATTCAATTACTGGCTCTGGGCGCAGGCGGTCTTTGTTCTGTTGGGACTTCTGCGTCTGCTTCCGGCGAAAGCAGCCATCCGCTTTTCGGCAAAAACTGCCCGTCTCATCGGGCCTTTGACGCCGCGTCACAAGGTTGCGATCAACAATTTGCGTCAGGCTTATCCGGAAAAAAGCGAACAGGAAATCCAGACGATCGCCATTGAGATGTGGGATTCGATGGCGCGGCTTTTTGCCGAATATATTTTTCTCGATGCGATTTTCGACTTCGATCCGCATTCCGACGAGGTTGGGATGGTCGAGGTGGATGGGATTCCGATTTTCGAACGCCTGCGCGATGAAAAGAAACCCCACATTTTCTTTACCGCCCATACTGGAAACTTTGAACTGCTACCGATCTGTGCCGCCACCTTCGGCCTCAATGTCACGGCACTATTCCGCCCGCCCAACAACCCCTATATCGCCAACAAGGTTTTGAAGGCCCGCCATACGAACATGGGGCATCTGGTTCCGTCCAAGGCTGGCGCTGCATGGGCTTTGGCAGGCATTTTGGGCGATAGTGGCAATGTCGGTATGCTGGTGGACCAGAAGTTTGCACGTGGCATTCCGTCGACCTTCTTCAACCGCCCCGTCAAAACCAACCCACTTCTCGCAAAGCTCGCGCGGCAATATGATTGCGATGTCTATCCGGCCCGCTGCATCCGCCTACCCGGCGGACGTTACCGGCTGGAACTCTATGAGCGCATGGACCTGCCACGCGACGACAAGGGCCAGATCGATATCGACGCCACCGCACAATTGCTCAACGATACGGTTGAACAATGGGTGCGGGAATATCCCGGCCAATGGATGTGGTTCCATAAGCGCTGGGGATAGGAATCTTGTGTTCCCTATGCTAGGGGCAAGTTAACTTCCCACGGAGAACAGACATGCGCCCGATCGCCATTGCCCCGTCCATCCTGTCCGCCGATTTCGCGCGTCTTGGCGAGGAAGTCGATGCCGTGCTGGAAGCGGGTGCCGACTGGATCCATATCGATGTCATGGACGGGCATTTCGTGCCCAACATCACTTTTGGCCCACAGGTGGTCAACGCGATCCGTCCGCGCACAAAGGCTTTTTTCGACACGCATCTGATGATCGCGCCCTGTGATGCCTATCTCGCACCTTTTGCCGATGCGGGTTGTGACCTCATCACCGTTCATGCCGAAGCAGGGGTGCATACGCACCGCTCGTTGCAATCAATCCGGGCGCTTGGCAAAAAGGCCGGTCTGGCGCTCAATCCGGCAACACCCGTTGAGGCAATCGCCCATGTGCTCGACGATGTCGATCTCATTCTGGTCATGACCGTCAATCCGGGCTTTGGTGGCCAAAAATTCATTGCGCCCATGCTCGAAAAAATCGCCCGCATCCGCGAAATGGTGGCGGATCGCCCCATCGATATCGAAGTCGATGGCGGTATTACGCCTGAAACTGCAGGCTCGGTCGTTGCCGCAGGTGCAAACATCCTTGTGGCCGGCTCGGCTGTTTACAAGGGGAACTCGGTCGAGAGCTACCGCGACAATATCGCTGCCATTCGTCAGGCCGCCGAGGCTGCCCGAAAAAACTGATTTACACTCTATTCGACAGGAAATACCCATGATCCCGCGCTACTCCCGGCCTGAAATGGTCGCCATCTGGTCGCCAGAAACAAAATTCCGCATCTGGTTCGAGATCGAAGCTTTTGCCTGCGAGGCGCTGGCGCAACTTGGCGTCATTCCGAAGGAAGCAGCCAAGACCATCTGGGAAAAGGGCGATGCTGCAAAATTCGATGTTGCGCGCATCGACGAAATCGAAGCCGTCACCAAGCATGACGTGATTGCATTCCTCACGCATCTGGCCGAATTCATCGGTCCCGACAGCCGTTTCGTGCATCAGGGCATGACCTCCTCGGACGTACTCGACACCACGCTCAATGTGCAGCTTGTCCGTGCCACCGACCTCCTGCTTGCCGGAATGGACCGCGTGCTGGAAGCGCTTAAAAAGCGCGCATTCGAGCATAAGGACACTGTGCGTATCGGACGCAGCCATGGCATTCATGCCGAACCCACTACGATGGGTATTACTTTTGCGCGTTTTTATGCCGAAATGGCTCGTGGACGCGACCGTCTCGTCGCAGCGCGAAAGGAAATCGCTACAGGCGCGATTTCGGGTGCTGTCGGCACTTTCGCCAATATAGATCCGCGCGTCGAGGAATATGTCTGCGACAAGCTCGGCCTTGAAGCAGAACCCGTCTCCACCCAGGTCATTCCGCGTGATCGTCATGCGATGTTCTTTGCAACCCTCGGCGTGATTGCGTCCTCGATGGAAAACATCGCCATCGAAATCCGTCACATGCAGCGCACGGAAGTTCTGGAAGCGGAAGAATTCTTCTCGCCGGGGCAAAAAGGCTCGTCCGCCATGCCGCACAAGCGCAATCCGGTTCTGACCGAAAACCTGACTGGACTTGCCCGTCTGGTGCGCATGTCTGTGACGCCCGCGATGGAAAACGTAGCCCTCTGGCACGAACGCGATATTTCCCATTCAAGCGTTGAGCGCGCTATCGGGCCAGACACTACCATCACGCTTGATTTCGCGCTGAACCGTCTGGCGGGCGTGATTGAGAAGCTGGTGATCTATCCAGAAAACATGCTTGCCAACATGAACAAGTTCCGCGGTCTGGTGCATTCGCAGCGCGTGCTGTTGGCGCTCACCCAGGCGGGTGTTTCGCGTGAAGATTCTTATCGCCTCGTACAGCGAAACGCCATGAAAGTCTGGGAACAGGGCAAGGATTTTCAGGAAGAACTGTTGGCCGATGAGGACGTGCGCAAGGCACTTTCCGAAGACCAGATCCGCGAAAAATTTGATCTCGGCTATCACACCAAGCATGTGGATACCATCTTCAAGCGCGTGTTTGGTTGAAAGATTTCGGCTCTGATCAGAGTCGAATAAATTGAAACAATAAAAATCCCCATCTTTTTGAAAAGATGGGGATTTTTTTATACTGCGGGCTTGACTGTCCTGATCACATTGCCCCATGGGTCAACAAATTCGCGCCCGGCACCGCCGCGCGTATCTTCCAGTTCTACCCATAAAACACCCGTGCGATCAACATCACGCTTGCCCGCACCAGCACTTTGCCAGGCATTGGCTGCGATGTGGTGATGATAGCCGCCGGTGGACATGAACACCGCCTTGTTGCCATAGGACGCCACGGTTTCCAGCCCGAGATTATCATGCCAGAAGATTTCAGCCTCCTGTGCATCGCCGACACGTAAGTGTACATGGCCGATGACGGTGTTCTGCGGTGCACCGTTCCACTTCCCACCCTCACGGTCAATCACACCGAGCAGATCGATCATATCGAGTGGATCGGTGCTCATGGCCACACGATCACCATTCCATGTCCAGTTTTCAAGCGGACGATCGGAATAGATTTCGATGCCGTTGCCTTCAGGATCGGTCAGGTAGATCGCTTCGCTCACCTTATGATTGGAAGCACCGCTGACCGGCAATTGCCTGTCGATGGCACGGCGCGACCATCGCGCGAGATCGCCGCGCGTCGGCAGAAGAAATGCCGTGTGATAAAGGCCGGCACTGCGCTGCTCGTCAGGCTTGGCTTGCGAGCACTGCTCGATTTCCATCAGTTCTCGGTCGCCCGCCCCCAGTACGATGGAAGTGCCACGCCGCGCCATTTCCTTCAAGCCGACCACATCACGATAATATTCGGCCAGCGATTCCGCATCTTTCGACTTGAGACCCACACGCGCCACATGGACCGGCGTCGTCATGGCGAAAGGAAGTGCTGCCACAGGCCCGTGATCGGCATCAATACCGGCCTTCTTCAACTGCACAGTCATTTTGTTCTCCTACCAGATATAGCGCCAATCGGAAGGAGTTTGGCCATCCTGCTGGCCCCGCCACGCCATGTGGCCCTTCTCATATGCGCCTTTCTTGTCGCTAAACATCGCGTTTTGCGGCATCGTTCACAAGATCGCGATCAACGAACAGGCTGTTCATCATTTGCATGCCAACAAATACCCCACAGGCTTGAAGTCTTGGCAAAGCCCCTCTAAATGGGGCACATGAAAGTCAAAGACGCAGATATCCTGATTATCCCCGGCTATACCAATTCCGGTCCAGATCACTGGCAGACACGCTGGGAGAACAAGCTCTCGACAGCACGTCGTGTAGAACAGGCGCAATGGTCGAAGCCAGTGCGCGAAGACTGGGTGAATGAGCTGGTCAAGGCCGTAAACGAGGCAACAAAACCGGTTGTACTGGTGGCGCATTCTCTGGGTGTGGCAACCGCCATGCATGCTATGGAGCATATCCAGCATAAGGTCGCCGGTGCGTTTTTCGTCGCTCCCCCCGATGTTGCCAATGCCGCTATCCGGCCAAGACATCTGATGACCTTCGGTCCTTACCCCCGCGAACGACTGCCCTTTCCAACCATTGCGATTTTGAGCCGCAACGATCCCTTTTCAAGCTTTGAAGCAGCGGAAGCGGTGGTCAACGACTGGGGCGCCATGCTGATCGATGCGGGCGAAGCAGGCCACATCAATTCGGAATCAGGTCACGGCCCATGGCCGGAAGGCTCGATGGTTTTTGCTGAGTTCATGTCACAACTTCAGATTCCTGTAAGACATTGAACATGAAACGGATTGACGAAGCCAAAAAGAGAACATATTTTAGAAAACATATTGTAAAATCTTTTAAACTGTTTTTTGTAAAAAACGATATAAACATCTGAAATAACTACCAAAACGCGGGTATGATGTAATGGTAGCCTGTCAGCTTCCCAAGCTGAACGCGCGGGTTCGATTCCCGCTACCCGCTCCATTCTTGCAACTTTCAAAACGACGTAACTTCTCCGCATGAAGATGTAGGCGCGCTTCAAGGCCTTTATTTAGAGCGTCGATTTCATTAGGCCTGGTCGAAACGCGCTCAAAATTGCAATCTATCTGGAATATATTCTTGCAATAAAAAATTATAAATGATTACATACTACCAATACAAGTAAAAATACTTATTAGAATATAAGTATACAATAAAAATCTAAAATTTATATATACTTTATTTGATACGAGGAAATCATGCAAAACGCCAGGATTTTGGTGTCTATCGTGACGCGAAACCGCCCAATAATGCTGAAAGAGCTCCTTCATTCTCTGACGAATATCGCTCTGCCAGCCTCCACA from Brucella sp. BE17 encodes:
- a CDS encoding beta-ketoacyl-ACP synthase; its protein translation is MQNNKVVITGIGILSSLGEGTDVHWNAFSNAGTKPRLENQAFAPYTVHALGEVDWSLQIPKRGDQRQMETWQRLGTYAAGLALADAGIKDDETLCASMDMVVGAGGGERDIAVDMQILEEGRTSNNRGVMLNEKLSTELRPTLFLAQLSNLLAGNISIVHKVTGSSRTFMGEEGSGISAIETASARIRTGQSTHVLVGGSYNAEHFDMILGHELGGLLKHDGWAPLWQRDGSAGGGMISGSGGVFLVLEDAEHAKKRGARAYAQIAHIETSQVRRGEHDLTTAIRNLILAANGGKEPSYVVSGASGAHQATSAEKTVLDGLSAAYRSVSGLTGHLREAQFPLALALAAISVAKGEAFAPLDTSEKPVQGAVGEAIVTTIGATRAEGAAKLVRA
- a CDS encoding beta-ketoacyl-ACP synthase, coding for MSKYQDHLGRPIVVITGAGVVSALGQGKQDNWDALTSGRSGLHSITRFPTESLNTRFAGTVDFLSESEVGASALSESLARLAGEEALAQSGLSTTDFGGPLFLAAPPVELDWKSRFALDASIKDEGPASYQLLLEACRRARQDTLFNTTQFGYIAERLSKTFGTRGLPVTLSTACASGATAIQLGVEAIRRGESDHVLSIGTDGSVSAEALIRFSLLSALSTQNEAPEKASKPFSKDRNGFVMAEGSGALVMESLESAIARGAKILGILAGCGEKADDFHRTRSKPDASPAIGTVRAALADAGLAEDKISYINAHGTSTPENDKMEHLALSTVFGDTLGSIPVSSNKSMIGHTLTAAGAIEAVFSLLTIETGTLPPTINYDNPDPAIPLDVVPNVKRQAEVSAVLSNSFGFGGQNTSLVVKEYQ
- a CDS encoding carboxy terminal-processing peptidase; translation: MKRLKYGFLCLFLAFASSASALEANSPPLLEPLPQQMQAAHLTTEFLERFHYKPVPLDDKLSARIMDQYIESLDPDRLIFLQADVNAFKTNSTEIDDAIKQEDLSIPFAMFNTYVERITERTAFARSLLKQNFDFSVDETYSVIRSKAPWPQSDADHDDLWRKRVKNDWLRLKLAGKDDAAIRDTLDKRYKNALDRAAKYNSDDVFQIFMAAYTRSVDPHTDYMGANASDEFDISMKLSLVGIGAVLQERDDYATIRELVAGGPAQVSGKLAVGDRIVGVGQDKNGPIKDAVGLRLDETVKMIRGEKGSVVRLEILPADAGPDDPHRIITLVRDKISLEKQAAQKTVLPVEDGDTTRQIGIITLPVFYEDIEARRKGEKDYRSASRDVAKLLAELKAEKVDGVLIDLRNNGGGSLSEAIDLTGLFVGKGPVVQQRNSSGEIKVESDDLPEPAWKGPLGVLINRASASASEIFAAAIQDYGRGVVIGEPSFGKGTVQTLVNLDEVARNSGPKFGDLKFTVAEFFRINGGSTQLRGVTPDISLPGLFDPKTVGESSFDNALPWTEIKPAKYKSADHIKALLSQLQSWHDKRAANDPEFQQFVEDLATLKAQRDKAVVSLNENERRDEMAARAKLIKERGEGNDSADAESDDGLLSNERSLSADMNLEKARKGNKDVLQGAAAAIIARLSELQPGGEKASAD
- a CDS encoding zinc-binding dehydrogenase — encoded protein: MRALQLLDDRRLEITDIDSPPPPGIGEVTVEIKAVALNHIDVWGWRGMAFAKRKMPLVIGAEASGVVDAVGPGVSNLLPGQLVSIYGARTCGLCRACREGRDNLCEHVGGVHGFHLDGFACEAVNLPARLLVPAPPGVDAIGAAVAPVTFGTVEHMLFDNAKLEPGETVLVQAGGSGIGSAAIQLAKKMGCTVITTVGSDDKIEKAKALGADHVINYREDRFEGVVRKLTKKKGVDVVFEHVGADTWAGSMLCMKRGARLVTCGSTSGVSTNMNLMQLFQQQLKILGSFGCRKENMADAMQKMARGIVHPVIDTVVGFDEIDTALKRMEGRDVFGKIILQID
- a CDS encoding lipid A biosynthesis lauroyl acyltransferase, giving the protein MMFKFKLLLFRWTRKFKQFNYWLWAQAVFVLLGLLRLLPAKAAIRFSAKTARLIGPLTPRHKVAINNLRQAYPEKSEQEIQTIAIEMWDSMARLFAEYIFLDAIFDFDPHSDEVGMVEVDGIPIFERLRDEKKPHIFFTAHTGNFELLPICAATFGLNVTALFRPPNNPYIANKVLKARHTNMGHLVPSKAGAAWALAGILGDSGNVGMLVDQKFARGIPSTFFNRPVKTNPLLAKLARQYDCDVYPARCIRLPGGRYRLELYERMDLPRDDKGQIDIDATAQLLNDTVEQWVREYPGQWMWFHKRWG
- the rpe gene encoding ribulose-phosphate 3-epimerase produces the protein MRPIAIAPSILSADFARLGEEVDAVLEAGADWIHIDVMDGHFVPNITFGPQVVNAIRPRTKAFFDTHLMIAPCDAYLAPFADAGCDLITVHAEAGVHTHRSLQSIRALGKKAGLALNPATPVEAIAHVLDDVDLILVMTVNPGFGGQKFIAPMLEKIARIREMVADRPIDIEVDGGITPETAGSVVAAGANILVAGSAVYKGNSVESYRDNIAAIRQAAEAARKN
- the purB gene encoding adenylosuccinate lyase, which produces MIPRYSRPEMVAIWSPETKFRIWFEIEAFACEALAQLGVIPKEAAKTIWEKGDAAKFDVARIDEIEAVTKHDVIAFLTHLAEFIGPDSRFVHQGMTSSDVLDTTLNVQLVRATDLLLAGMDRVLEALKKRAFEHKDTVRIGRSHGIHAEPTTMGITFARFYAEMARGRDRLVAARKEIATGAISGAVGTFANIDPRVEEYVCDKLGLEAEPVSTQVIPRDRHAMFFATLGVIASSMENIAIEIRHMQRTEVLEAEEFFSPGQKGSSAMPHKRNPVLTENLTGLARLVRMSVTPAMENVALWHERDISHSSVERAIGPDTTITLDFALNRLAGVIEKLVIYPENMLANMNKFRGLVHSQRVLLALTQAGVSREDSYRLVQRNAMKVWEQGKDFQEELLADEDVRKALSEDQIREKFDLGYHTKHVDTIFKRVFG
- a CDS encoding VOC family protein, which produces MTVQLKKAGIDADHGPVAALPFAMTTPVHVARVGLKSKDAESLAEYYRDVVGLKEMARRGTSIVLGAGDRELMEIEQCSQAKPDEQRSAGLYHTAFLLPTRGDLARWSRRAIDRQLPVSGASNHKVSEAIYLTDPEGNGIEIYSDRPLENWTWNGDRVAMSTDPLDMIDLLGVIDREGGKWNGAPQNTVIGHVHLRVGDAQEAEIFWHDNLGLETVASYGNKAVFMSTGGYHHHIAANAWQSAGAGKRDVDRTGVLWVELEDTRGGAGREFVDPWGNVIRTVKPAV
- a CDS encoding alpha/beta hydrolase, which produces MKVKDADILIIPGYTNSGPDHWQTRWENKLSTARRVEQAQWSKPVREDWVNELVKAVNEATKPVVLVAHSLGVATAMHAMEHIQHKVAGAFFVAPPDVANAAIRPRHLMTFGPYPRERLPFPTIAILSRNDPFSSFEAAEAVVNDWGAMLIDAGEAGHINSESGHGPWPEGSMVFAEFMSQLQIPVRH